In Parabacteroides timonensis, the genomic stretch TTCATTATTTCCACAGAAAACATGGAATGACAGGCCTAATGGCTTGCGTCCTGATCTTATGGAAAAGATAGCTTCACTGAAGCCTCAATTTATCCGTTTTCCGGGAGGTAGTTTTGTGGAAGGGTATACTGCCGGAACGTATCCTATTTGGCGTGAAACTGTTGGAGATATTGCTGAGCGTAAACATTTCTGGAATATATGGGCTTATGGTTCGACGAATGGAATGGGTTACCACGAATATCTACAGATGTGCGAGGATTTGAAAGCCGAACCTTTATATGTGATTAACAGTGGAGTAACGAGCCAAAGCCGTCGTCCGCGTTATGAAGATATAACAGCTATGAATAAATTGGTACAAGATGCTTTGGATGCAATAGCCTATGCTAATGCACCTGTCGATTCGACTTTGGGAGCTATGCGTGCTAAATCAGGACATCCGGAACCTTTCAATTTGAAATATATAGAGATCGGAAGTGAGAACTACGGGCAGGAGTATTCCAAACGCTTTGAACTTTTTAAAAAAGCGATCAATGAGACTTATCCGGAGATAACAGTTATAAAAAGCGCGCCGATATCCGGACAGCTCCGGACAGAATGGACTGATTATCATTTTTATTCGGGAGAAGATTTCCTGATAGCCAATCATAACAGGTATGAAACCGGGCAGTATTTGCGGAGATTTCCGGCTATTTTTATCGGTGAGTTCAGTATGGGAGATGCTTCCTTGCAAGGGACTCTGCGTGCAGCGATAGGAGAGGCCTGCTTTCTTGCCGGAGTCGAAAATAGTCCGGAAGTTGTGAAGCGTCTGGCGTATGCTCCGGTATTGGGCAATGTAAATTACGAATTTCAGCGGTATCCTGCTCTTTCATTCAATAACCACCAGGTGGTGGGATCACCGTCTTTTTATATGATGCAGATGTTTGCCAATAACCGGGGAGATGAATTGCTGAAAACAGACGTCGATACGTATAGTCGTCCACAGGTGACTTTCGGTCGCGCTTCGATAGAGCTATTTGATAACAGTTATGATTTTGAGGATGTGCGAATCGATGATAAACCAGTCACTGATGCTACCGTAAAAAGTGGAGGCTGGGATGTAAAAGAAGGAAGACTTATTCCGGTTCCTAACCGTTGGAATTATTTGTTAATGGGGGATTCGACGGCCCACGATTATACATTGTCTATGCGGATCAGGCGAACGAAAGGCAGCGGACAAATCCAGCTTCGCGTTCGTGATAATGGTAAGGATGGAGAAGCAAACGATCATATAGCCCTGTCGATAGCTCCCGGTTCATGCGAGTTATACCGTCAGGCAGGTGCGGTGAAAGATACGTTATGTTCTCCCCGCGCTCATTCTTTTGAAAGCAATCGCTGGTATGATATAAAAATAGTCTGTAAAGATGAAACTATCAGCTGTTATGTGGATGGAACACAGATATATGAGGTCGTATTACCTCCGTTACCATCGCTGGTTTCTGTTGCGACCTTGGATAAAGAGATGAATGTGATACTGCTGAAGGTGATAAACACGACTCGCCATGAAGAAAAAACGGAGTTGGATATAAAAGGTGTCGGCATAAAAAACAATGCGGAGATCATTCAACTGACAGGGGATCCTTTGGGACGTAATACATTCTCAGAACCGGAAAAGATCGTTCCCGTACAGAAAGAAATATCTTTTTCTTTGGGAGGCCCGATAGTCTATTCATTCCCTCCGAATTCGATTACAATCATGAAACTGCAGATTGACTAAACAAATCTGGGAACTTCGTTTAAATGGTGAAAGTTGGTTCCTTGCTTCGTAGAAATGGCTTTCAAACGTTTAATGTGGGTTTCTTAGGTCAAGGAAATGGCTTTTAAACGATGAAAGTTCATTTCCTAGACCTAAGAAATGAACTTTCACCGTTTAGAACAGCTTTCTTACACCCAGGAAACCCACTTTAAACGTTTGAAAGGGGTTTCTTAGGCGTAAGAAGCAATTTCCAATTAATGTACCAGCATTTCCGGAGTAATGCGAGTGAATTTATCTGCATCTGCTTTGCGTAGTTTCACGCTTCCGTCATTCCAGTTAGAAGGCCAGCCACCAATGATGTGTCCAAGGAATACAACTTTGATTTCGTGTAAACCGGCAGCTAATGCAACAGATGTGTCGTGACGTGAGAAACGTTTCACTTCACCGCCATTGTTGATAAGCAGTTTGCCATCGATCCAAACTTCTTCGTTGTCGGAAGAAATATAATAAACGCCATCTTCCGGGATATTTACATAACCGGTTGCAATAGCGGCATATTGTTTTACGCCTCTCATAGATTCGCTGCTCTTAACAACAGTAGTAAGTTCGCGAAGATCTTTCATTGTAGATTTCTTCCATTCCTTAATGTCAGCCAGTTTGGATGATTCAAGGAACATACCGTCAGTCACCTGCATTTCCAGTCCCGGAGTTGTCTTAGCGACTTCTTTAGCCGGAGCCAATGCCTGTTTTTCCACTGTGATCGTACGAGTCTTGCTCATTTTACCGGAAGGTAAAACAGAACGGATCTTCAGTATGCCGGATTCAGTGAATTCGATAGGAGCAGAGTAAACGGTTGATTCAGCAGTCGGTTCTGTTCCGTCGATTGTATATACCATCTTGATAGGACGTGTAGTCTTAAACTCAAGAGATACTTTATCTGTGAACGCTACAAAATTGGAAGAACCGTTCGGCTGTTCCGGTTGCGGGATATGATAGTTGATATTGTGTGCATCCAGACGAACCAGTGCGTTATCCAGTCTGCGTTCGAAATCCTTGTAGTCTTTGCGGTTAAGCGGACTCCATCCGATTTCAGACAAAGCAAGCATACGCGGATACATACGATATTCCATCAAATCTGTATTATACATGTATTCAGACCAGTTGTTGCATTGAACGCCTTTAATATGCTGAGCTTTACCTGTTGTAACCAATGTGTCGGGAACCGGATTATAGTTATAAACTTTCTCTATCGTAGCGTATCCACCGATAGTTACCGGTTCGATCTTTGCATCTCCTTGATATTGGTCGAGATACATACCAGCACTTCCCGGAGTCATGATCACATCATGTCCCATATTAGCAGCGGCGATACCGCCTTCTTCACCACGCCATGACATAACTGTTGCGCTCGGAGCCAGACCACCTTCCAGGATTTCGTCCCATCCGATAATCTTCTTGCCGTGCTTTTCAGCCAGATATTTTTCCATGCGTTGAACGAAGTAGCTCTGCAAGCGTTCTTCAGCACTGTGTTCCTTCGTAGCTTTCAGACCTTCTGCCTGGATGCGTTTCTGGCAGAGCGGGCAGGCTTTCCAGCTGATCTTCGGACATTCGTCGCCACCGATATGGAAGTATTCGCTCGGGAACATCGGGGCCAGTTCGTCGATTACATCTTCCAGGAATTTGAACGGTTCTTCCTTGCCGGCACACATTACGATGTCTTCAACACCCCAGATGATACGCGGAGAGCCTTGTTCGCCACGGCAAGACAGTTCGGGATAAGCTGCGATAGCAGCCATTTCGTGTCCCGGCAGTTCCAGTTCAGGAATAACAGTGATGAAACGGTCGGCTGCATATTTCACAACTTCCTTGATCTCTTCCTGGGTGTAGAAGCCTCCGTATTCAGTTCCTTCGCCTTCGATACGTTTCGAACCGATTTCAGTCAGTTTCGGATATTTCTTGATTTCAACGCGCCAGCCCTGGTCATCTGTTAAATGCCAGTGCATTGTGTTGATTTTGAATAAAGACAATGCGTCGATCTGTTTCTTTACGTTTTCAACCGGAATAAAATGGCGGCAGGGGTCAAGCATAAAGCCACGGTATTCGAAACGCGGTTCGTCTTTTACGGATACACATGGAGTAGTCCATGCAATACCGTTTACAACAACCGGGCTTTCGATTTCTGCGGGTAATAATTGCATGAATGTTTGCATACCGTAGAATAATCCCTGCGGAGTTTTAGCTTTTACAATTGCACCATTAGCAGTCACGTCGAGTGTATAACCTTCGTTGTTTACATCCAGTGATTCGTCGATAATTAAAGAAATGCCATTAGAGACTTCTTTATCTCCGACTGTTACCTGATAACCTGTGGCCAGGTTCATTTTAGATGCAAAAAATTCAGCAACAATCTTTGCTTCCGGAGTGGAAGCCTGGAAAGCCATGTTTTTGCCGATTTTAAAGACTCCTTCGTTCTGAGTCAGACTTACAGGTACGGGAATTACATTGATACCCTGGTTGTAAGGCATCTGCTTTGTAGGCCCTTCACTGCATGACGCAAGAATACATAGTGCTGCGCCTGCACACATTGAAACGAGCTTCTTCATGTTTTAAATGATAAGTTTATTGATAATTGTGTATTTTGTTTTTCGTAGGGGCGGCCCTAGCGGTCGTCCCGGTATTTATGCCGGTTAAACAGAAATTTGTGCCGCTTATACGGTATGTATATAATATAATGTATAGGAGCTGTGTTTTAGGCAGCCCCTATACAATGTGTTTTTACCATGCGAAGATAGGGTATTCTTTCATGATGCTGTTTACTTTTTCGCGAACAGCAGTGATTGTTTTATCACATTCAGGTGCAGAAAGAACTGTATCGATCAATTCCACGATTTCAGCCATCAGCGGTTCTTTGGCACCACGGGTAGTGATAGCCGGAGTACCGACACGGATACCTGAAGTCTGGAAAGCCGAACGACTGTCGAACGGAACCATGTTTTTATTTACTGTGATGTCAGCTGCAACCAATGCTTTTTCTGCAACCTTACCTGTCAGTTCCGGGAACTTCTTGCGCAGGTCGATCAGCATGCTATGATTGTCCGTACCATCGGAAATGATCTTATAGCCTTTATCGATAAAAGCTTTCGCCATCGCAGCTGCATTAGCTTTAACCTGAGCCTGATATGTTTTGTATTCCGGCTCCAGCGCTTCACCGAAAGCAACGGCTTTAGCAGCGATCACGTGTTCCAGCGGACCTCCCTGGATACCTGGGAATACAGCTGAGTCCAGTAATTGAGACATTTTCTTGATCTCGCCTTTCGGAGTCTTTTTTCCCCATGGGTTTTCGAAATCTTTGCCTAAAAGGATGATACCACCACGCGGACCACGTAAAGTCTTATGGGTGGTTGATGTTACGATATGAGCATATTCCAGTGGATTGTTCAGCAAACCAGCTGCAATAAGGCCGGCAGGGTGAGCCATGTCGATCATCAACAGAGCACCTACTTTGTTGGCGATTTCGCGCATACGTTTGTAGTCCCACTCGCGTGAGTAAGCAGAACCGCCACCTACGATCAAACGAGGTTTTTCACGTAGTGCAACTTCTTCCATCTGGTCGTAGTCTACACGTCCGGTGTCTTCTTTAACGTTATATTCTGTAGCTCTATATAAAATACCTGAACTGTTTACTGGAGAACCATGAGAAAGGTGACCACCATGTGACAGGTTTAAGCCGAGGAATGTATCCCCTGGATTAAGTACTGCCAGGAATACGGCTGCATTAGCCTGTGCCCCTGAGTGCGGCTGAACGTTTGCCCATTCAGCATTGAAGATTTGTTTCAACCGTTCGATAGCGATGGTTTCGCTCTGGTCTACAACTTCACAACCTCCATAATAACGCTTACCGGGATAACCTTCGGCGTATTTGTTGGTCAGACAGCTTCCCATGGCTTGCATCACCTGGTCGCTCACAAAGTTTTCAGAAGCAATCAGCTCGATACCTTTCAACTGGCGCTGATGTTCTTTCTCAATGATGTCGAAAATGATCTTGTCTTGTTTCATTACATGTAAAATTGGTTATTGCAATGAGTTCTCTGCTTATTAAAATGAGAGAATCGTCGCAAATTTACGATAAAAATCTATATAAATGGCTAGATTGTTGTCAAAATATAATTGCAACTTGCAGCTAAAGAGCCTGTTTTTGGATTACCTTTGCCAAAACAGTAAAAAAGAGGATTTATGAAGGAGAATAAGTATGATGATGAACAGTTTTTCAATCAGTACAGCCAGATGTCACGTTTGGTGGATGGCTTGAAAGGAGCTGGTGAAATGGCATGTATGGCTGTGGAGGATTTTGTCATATATTGTGATAACATATTCGCATAATATGTGAGAATAAATTATCACAATATATGATACTTTCACTAGAACAGCTTAATTACTTTTCCTGATCTGCTGCTTTCCCAGGCTGCTTCAATCAAACGGATCACATCTACCACTTCCCGTGCATCGCTTAACAAAGGCATGCCATTCCTGATATGCTGGTAAATATTTTCGTACAAAGCATTGTAGTCTCCGGGGAGGCTTGGATATTTCTCCCTTACATCCACGCCGTTATTGTCTGTATGAAGTAATCCCCACAGTTCTTTTTCTTCTTCACCCCAATGAGGCATATCGGGCGTGAGCCCATCCGTCAGATCCGCTTCCTGCCTGTCGAGCCCATATTTTACAAACGAACCATTTGTTCCGTGAAGCACAAACCTCGGCTCACGTTCACACATCAGGTAGCTGGCTTTAAGTGTTATCTTTATGTTTGGAGCCAGGGAAGGACGAAGCAGATGAATGATGAAATAATCGTCTACCATGCCACCTTCACGTAAAATCGCGATATCAGCAAATACAGCTTCCGGCACACCGAACAATTGTACAGCCTGATCGATCAGATGTGCTCCGAGATTATATGTTATGCCTCCTCCGGCTTCCCCTGTTTCTTTCCATGTCCCCGGCTTGATGAAATTGCGGAAACGAGGGAAAGTGGATTCGAATTCAACCAGATGTCCTAATAGGTTTTTATGTAATATTTCTTTGATTGTCAGGAAATCACTATCCCACCTTCGATTCTGGTAGACACTCAGGCTTAGTTTCTTTTCTGCGGCAAGGGCAACCAGCTCGTTTGCCTGTTCTACGGTTGTTGTGAACGGCTTTTCTACAAGTACATTCTTTCCGGCTTCCAATGCCCGGCGTGCATATTCGTAATGAGAACTGTCTGGCGTGTTTATCACGATCAGTTCCAGGTCATCCACTGTAAGCAGTTCGTCGAAACTACGAACGATACGTGCCTGTGGATAACGTTCTTTAGCCAGATCCTTGCTGCGCTCGGAGATAGCCGTCAATTCAAAATGCGGGTTGGCATTTATGAATGGAGCATGAAATACCTGCCCCGACATTCCGTAAGCAGCTAATCCTGTTTTGATCTTATTCATATCTTACTAAGAGATTATTTGAAACAAAAGTTTATCAAGTATTCGGTTGGATGTCATCCCAGTCGGCGCCGCTGTTCGCTCCGATAATCCAGTTGAAAGCATAATGACGTTCTACGACAATTCCGCTATCAAGGCCACCAGGAGTTTCTTTGCCATGAATACGTGCATCCACACAAGCCCAATCATAACGCAATGTCAGGTCTGCCGCATCCAGTATTTCTGTTTCCGGGCGCGAGTA encodes the following:
- a CDS encoding alpha-L-arabinofuranosidase C-terminal domain-containing protein → MNIPIKILSISVILVFFSSGCQPEMPVTSSITVDVDGFSVPVNKKLYGLTIEEINHAIEGGIYAEMIQNRSFEEGIPPLNCPYDANRNVLITPNGWTIPFMRSDSVPGWRRISVSTYMWPDNQELINDKNRRSLLVSASVTPESGRGGVVATGYNGLSIRKGEKYELSLYMKGATITPKTINIALADSIVESTLSDVFKISTVFGWRKYKHTFTATEDTDNAVLAITSDSSAVFWLDVVSLFPQKTWNDRPNGLRPDLMEKIASLKPQFIRFPGGSFVEGYTAGTYPIWRETVGDIAERKHFWNIWAYGSTNGMGYHEYLQMCEDLKAEPLYVINSGVTSQSRRPRYEDITAMNKLVQDALDAIAYANAPVDSTLGAMRAKSGHPEPFNLKYIEIGSENYGQEYSKRFELFKKAINETYPEITVIKSAPISGQLRTEWTDYHFYSGEDFLIANHNRYETGQYLRRFPAIFIGEFSMGDASLQGTLRAAIGEACFLAGVENSPEVVKRLAYAPVLGNVNYEFQRYPALSFNNHQVVGSPSFYMMQMFANNRGDELLKTDVDTYSRPQVTFGRASIELFDNSYDFEDVRIDDKPVTDATVKSGGWDVKEGRLIPVPNRWNYLLMGDSTAHDYTLSMRIRRTKGSGQIQLRVRDNGKDGEANDHIALSIAPGSCELYRQAGAVKDTLCSPRAHSFESNRWYDIKIVCKDETISCYVDGTQIYEVVLPPLPSLVSVATLDKEMNVILLKVINTTRHEEKTELDIKGVGIKNNAEIIQLTGDPLGRNTFSEPEKIVPVQKEISFSLGGPIVYSFPPNSITIMKLQID
- the glyA gene encoding serine hydroxymethyltransferase, which codes for MKQDKIIFDIIEKEHQRQLKGIELIASENFVSDQVMQAMGSCLTNKYAEGYPGKRYYGGCEVVDQSETIAIERLKQIFNAEWANVQPHSGAQANAAVFLAVLNPGDTFLGLNLSHGGHLSHGSPVNSSGILYRATEYNVKEDTGRVDYDQMEEVALREKPRLIVGGGSAYSREWDYKRMREIANKVGALLMIDMAHPAGLIAAGLLNNPLEYAHIVTSTTHKTLRGPRGGIILLGKDFENPWGKKTPKGEIKKMSQLLDSAVFPGIQGGPLEHVIAAKAVAFGEALEPEYKTYQAQVKANAAAMAKAFIDKGYKIISDGTDNHSMLIDLRKKFPELTGKVAEKALVAADITVNKNMVPFDSRSAFQTSGIRVGTPAITTRGAKEPLMAEIVELIDTVLSAPECDKTITAVREKVNSIMKEYPIFAW
- a CDS encoding family 20 glycosylhydrolase, coding for MKKLVSMCAGAALCILASCSEGPTKQMPYNQGINVIPVPVSLTQNEGVFKIGKNMAFQASTPEAKIVAEFFASKMNLATGYQVTVGDKEVSNGISLIIDESLDVNNEGYTLDVTANGAIVKAKTPQGLFYGMQTFMQLLPAEIESPVVVNGIAWTTPCVSVKDEPRFEYRGFMLDPCRHFIPVENVKKQIDALSLFKINTMHWHLTDDQGWRVEIKKYPKLTEIGSKRIEGEGTEYGGFYTQEEIKEVVKYAADRFITVIPELELPGHEMAAIAAYPELSCRGEQGSPRIIWGVEDIVMCAGKEEPFKFLEDVIDELAPMFPSEYFHIGGDECPKISWKACPLCQKRIQAEGLKATKEHSAEERLQSYFVQRMEKYLAEKHGKKIIGWDEILEGGLAPSATVMSWRGEEGGIAAANMGHDVIMTPGSAGMYLDQYQGDAKIEPVTIGGYATIEKVYNYNPVPDTLVTTGKAQHIKGVQCNNWSEYMYNTDLMEYRMYPRMLALSEIGWSPLNRKDYKDFERRLDNALVRLDAHNINYHIPQPEQPNGSSNFVAFTDKVSLEFKTTRPIKMVYTIDGTEPTAESTVYSAPIEFTESGILKIRSVLPSGKMSKTRTITVEKQALAPAKEVAKTTPGLEMQVTDGMFLESSKLADIKEWKKSTMKDLRELTTVVKSSESMRGVKQYAAIATGYVNIPEDGVYYISSDNEEVWIDGKLLINNGGEVKRFSRHDTSVALAAGLHEIKVVFLGHIIGGWPSNWNDGSVKLRKADADKFTRITPEMLVH
- a CDS encoding Gfo/Idh/MocA family oxidoreductase → MNKIKTGLAAYGMSGQVFHAPFINANPHFELTAISERSKDLAKERYPQARIVRSFDELLTVDDLELIVINTPDSSHYEYARRALEAGKNVLVEKPFTTTVEQANELVALAAEKKLSLSVYQNRRWDSDFLTIKEILHKNLLGHLVEFESTFPRFRNFIKPGTWKETGEAGGGITYNLGAHLIDQAVQLFGVPEAVFADIAILREGGMVDDYFIIHLLRPSLAPNIKITLKASYLMCEREPRFVLHGTNGSFVKYGLDRQEADLTDGLTPDMPHWGEEEKELWGLLHTDNNGVDVREKYPSLPGDYNALYENIYQHIRNGMPLLSDAREVVDVIRLIEAAWESSRSGKVIKLF